The genomic window TTTGTAAGAAAAATAACCAAATCCAAATGTCAAAAGAAAAAGATGCCAAAAATAGCTTATGCGCTCCTTTTACTTAAAGTGTAGTTTTCTTTTGCTTTTGATTAATGATTAACCTCCATTAGCTTATGGATAAATCAAAAGGCACACATATAATAGCATACCCCTGAAAGGGAAGAGGAAATACATCATTACCTCGGTGCTGGATAAACCTCGCAATGAATCTGTAAGTCCATCTCCtgtttgaaaattgaagaaacaagGGATAAAAATGTTTATCAagctaaaatgaaattttctatGGCAGCTCTTAGATATGTAATGTTTTCTAAAAGAAATTTACTCCATACACAATTTGTTATTTTGTCAATGTAGGGACGACAAAGATGCACATTGTATGTGCGTACCTTCATCAGTTTTCAGAACCTCTTTTTTGAGTTGGTATTTAGCATCATAACCTGAGGTTAAGCCTAGAAGTAAAGTTCATTCTATTTGGTATCAATGAAACATTTATATTGTCAAGCATAAAAGAACTTAACAAGACTTAGgaataaaaaaatgcatatatttAGCACTTGCTTAAATGTGCCCAATTGCTAATATCTATTACAGCATAAGCCAGGGATCAGTATGATTCTAATTTTCTTAGAATTTAGTCCCAACTTTTATTGACATCTTTTTTAATTTGCATTAAAGGTTGTTGACTTTGTGACAATAACCCTCCTATGTTTCTAATGACCCTAACAGAACACAGTGACTGGAAAAAGCACTAGGAAAACAATCTTTAATATCTTAATTATCTTATGGGCTGCTTCTAGAGTTCATCATCAAGGACTTTCTCCATCTCAGTCAAGTCATGTTAAGATTTGAAAGTTAACCAACTAGCCTTCTCTCACTTTCTTGCAAGAATATGCAAATACCAATTCCAAATTTGTTTCTGTGGCATTTCATGGtcaagaaaggaattaaaaatagACGATTCATTGGTTTGGTTCAATCAATGAGGAACCATAGTTGGctatttcccaatttttaattgCCAGAGAGGAGACAATAGAATTTTGCTTTAGCTCATGTACAATCAGAATTAATTCAGAATATGTCTAAGTCAGCTTActaattctttttctttgtttgctCCTCACTTTGATTTTCCGAACAGCTTTTAAGTCATTTTCTCTAAaaccaaaaaccctcaaaaccatCCTGACAAATAAGCTGAAGGATCACAACACTTACCTGTAAAATTTCCAGAAACAAATGCACGGGAGGCATCTCTGAATTTTCAACATACAGCAAAATTGAAATCAGTTTGCAGATTTGGAAATACACTGAAAGGATGCAATTGGCACATGAAGATAGCCCAACAAGCTTTGTTAAGGGGGAATAATTGTATCAAAACTAGGAATTAAGTAAAGCTTCCGAAAGGTTTCATCAATAACATAAAGAATTTGAACAAGTAATAGCAACTAATAAGCAGAAATACAGTTCagcataaaatatttataaacatatatctgaAAGGAAACAAATAGGATAATTAAGTAACATAAACTACTTGAACGACCCAATTTCCtagtaaagaaaacaaacaaacctTCCAGCGAAATGACTGTAACCTCCTCCAGCACCATAGTGAGATTTTCCCTTCGTAACGTCAAATACAGATCTAATCACAAAGTATTAAATTGGATTAGCATTTTAGAACGTGTTCATATAATAATATGACGAATAAGGCAAAAGAAAGTACCCCAAAATTCCTAAGAGTATGGGTAATGAATCATCAGTTCCATTATATAGCGCCAGTTCTTCAACAGTGAACAATTTCTGCATAAAATAAACCAAcaagaaaatatttgaaatttccAAGCACAAAAAgaacaggaaaaaaaaaaggaaaaacgaGATGGAAGACCTGTGAAGAGTTAAATTTTAGGAGAAAAGCCACCAGAGCGACCAGAAGTGTAAACCCAAAGAAAGAAGAGGTTATAAATTTCTTTGCCGGAAATGCCATTTTTTCCGGTGCCGAGATTCAAATTGAACTTTTGGTTTAGGTAAAGCAGTTGAAGAGCAGACAAATTTTAATGCTTCCTATTTTCAACTTTCTTCCATTTGGTCAAAtgtagttttatatatatatataaatctcatAATTACTcctttgatttaatatgtaatttagtatataaaataaagttatataaattaatatataaattaaaattttattttggttcaaatgtaaataaaaattattttgattcaattatatatatttatttaattttttatatattagataaataaaACTATTTATGTAAGCAATATGTAAagataaaatgatgttatattgaTAATGGAGTTGgtgatttgtaaaaattaaatcaaattaaatttttatatacaaaaatatacaaaatcaaaatttattattaacattacATAATGCGTCAAAGTTATGTCTAGTTTTGAAAATGgtgaaaataaagaaatgggAAATATTTGGAAATGGATGTAGTTTTCTccgaaatgaaaatgaaaaatgcaaATGACTtacaaataaatttatgttttttttaattaaattaagttcgaaaatgaaaataaatcatttggtcatagtaaACTCGttaaatgtagaaatattaaatatattttctcataaattcttttacagtaaagttgtaataattttaaatgaattagaattgggttgcgAAGATTATTTACTTGAGAAAATAATTGAGatgtttattttagaaaatagaaaaacaaatattgggttggatcaaattataaagtattggttAAAAGTCCAGAAAGTACTTCTAATTAAACCTGATATTAGAAATGCCCAAAAGCCTTCATGTTAAAAGGGAGGGATGAcaatgttgggaaatgtgtccatattgtagtaaacatgcaactattttctatttatttgaacgataaataaataaataaagttaatttcacattttactattatgtcttttgtatttttgtctttcatatttggcatacatagcgaaattgtgacaaacaaatattagcttattgattgtggaagttcaaactgatgataagtggcattgtaagaacgtttacattgcgagaaagacaagtTACTTCAATAGATAATATAAACAACTctgtaatctcgtaaaagaattaaagtgagcatttgattcaaatattgagaaggattattatgttatCTACAATTCCAGttgaggagatgactagtcttggctatcggagcagttgactccacgggtatagatgtattcattggcagaATGATGCATTGGGCTGGACCcataatgaattaattttgaatttatttgtgaattaattcacttgtaattttcatggtgtgatttacctaaatcctgaattAGTCGCTAACCATGCGTATGTAATTCATGTGCTTTGAtgtaagtggaggcttatgctctaaagatgatcgagtcgatagccggtatgttgggtacatgacttgtgtatgacatggcttTACTAGTAATAGTAGAATTTATAGCTCAATTAAATAGTTatcgatatcctctcattgacattgtgtgggttgataaatatggaatatgGTCACGAATTGCTTATTCTCGAACgagtaatttatcacagtcatttgctaacagtgatcatattaatcattaagaaaacacaatagtgacaatgagataaaatgagattgtattgagtgaacgaatttaacttaAATGAatcaatgatatcctatgagggtaacacacacatgacgaggtcattggacaaagcagttggatgaattacttttgtaaagagtatataataaggagttttcaatcatggtacttcttgtggattgactccatgattaagtaattatgaattatcaaaacaatgcttctagacataattgcaattactagagcctaattgtatatgtctgattggtccctccactagttcaacaaaagctcgatcggactgtatttgaatcaaaaagaaatttacgactttggaaataatttacttgagtcgatttattcgatgtggaattaaattgagtggttgtaagaattgttcaactagagaatttgattaaagaaatttcttgaaaaattaatttggaaaatctaagtgatttttgagaaaaataattttgatcaagtaaaaataaaattaattaaattaattaaatttaatatgatatttttgaaaattaattttcaagtcagacaacgataattaaacttgaaaattggacctgaaatCGTAAATTGGGCTCAAGAGCTcaaaatcgagaccaagacccaaaaactggttgAACCGATTTAGTATGTGAAACTTGGCTGACGATCCAACCGGTTCGGGGTGTCAGCGGCTGCAATGGTGACATTTTAGTGGTCAGCAAATTGTCGGCGACGGTGGGTCTTTAGTGGTTGAGCaatggaagaattacactcctactgggactctaccagataatttgatttcagattaactattccaaaaataatattattttaatagatttaatattaaatttaatttaatacttatcttaatagtattttattaatttaatattaaagtgattatcttaatattaaatttaatttaatgtttaccttgtagataaataatatattaatttaatattaaagtattaagtttaatcatagttgaactctctaaactctctctatataaagagagccttgagTCATTATTTtgacacacttgaattcaagagaaagttgtagagagaaaattctctctatataaaaaatttctaaagatgtttttttctatttacaacttgacccaaaagtttagagaaattgcaaaattagcACATTAGTAATTTTTTGTGAACATTTTTTTGATTCGAAGCGAGCTCACACtcggcagacgtgagcttgaggatagtggagaaAATTATTCGGTCAAAGTGTTTATCCTAGACGAATAAAAaaagtacaattttgattaagtgcttattactttatatatcaaaatcaagttcttgttttggaaaaaaatttaaaaactttagtttttccctaaatttatttttcgccgCGCTTTTCAAACTTGATTTTCCAACAGGCAGACCCTAGCATTTTTATTTAGGGTTGCTACCCCCTATACTTCTAGTTAAACTAGGAGcttgtttttctagttgaataaattttacaatttagcaaAGGTTTTACTTCTTCTCTCTATAAATAGATAGCACCGGTAGGACAAAATACACAACTCtaagatattgttactctgcTCGAAAATAGTGAGGGTTCATTCTAtaagtattaaatatatttttcagaataaaaaattctatcaatttctattgagaaaagattttctttttcagattaaaagtaaaaaaatatatttctagttctatgtttGATTCGAATCGTTCAAGCCCGTAGTCGAAGCAATTTGTGATACAAGAATAACGGAGAAGGTCATTCGATTGAAAGCCAAGAACGATAAGGATCCGTCTAGCCAAAAACACAAGTTCGATTTCGgtaaagggtttattgctataaatatcacaaaccgacttggttttcaaatttttattttccgtagtgcaagaaaaccgttttcaaattGGATTTTTTCCAATAATGTGCACTATACCATAGCACATAAATCCATAGTGAGGGCCTCAAGTGtttggtgtgatggttggattGCACTTTTAGTGCAATCAGTGTATAATGTTCAATTGAAATCCCAAGGATTCAAGTCTTAGTTTACTAGAGTTTACTAAGCACTAAGTGTTTATAAATGAAGCTAaatgaatttgtaaatatgttgTGTCTTAGATTGGGCATAGATAAAGTAACTTAGTTAAAACGTGGCAGAAATGAATGATTGGGCATAAGTGGATCTAAATATGAATAAAGATGATATTAAcaagttaaattagttaaacaATAACTTGACATTAATATGCCATGTGATTAACAAGTGAATAGAATTAAGTGATAAATTATAACTCTCAAAATATGGGAAACTATGTAGTCATTAATTGAAAACGTGCATAATATGAAAATGGAATTAAAGATTGTGTGACATAAGTGAATGCTCACAAATGAGAAAAATAGGTAACAAGCAGTAACCATTTTAAAAGcgaaatatgaaaattgaatgaGTTATACTTGACTCTTAAAGAAGAACGAGTACACGAATTGGTCCTACATCCTTATCAATAGGTGTCATAAGAACCTTATCAATAGATGTCACATCTGTTGCTGGAGCAACTACCGTCAAATATACCGcaaataaatcattcaaacattcaatcatatcatagacacaTTCTCATTATGATACATAATTAAATCTGAGCCTAAATCAAGCTTACGAGAGCTCTTTTGTTGACTCGAGCATGAaatatgaccaaattgtaaagtttcaaAATCTTAGGGCTGACATCGTGACGTCACTACCTCTACGTCGTGACGTTGTCAAATATTTGTCGCGTCACAATGTCAGACTACTTGACTTCGCGGCATCACATACTGTCGGCTAACGTTGCGACAAGGAAAATTGCTTATTAGGATGTGAACTctgtttttggtaaattttgagtCATTCGGTGCCTATTTCATTTTTTCCACACAACCTTCACATTTTGAACACAATTGGTTAAGTTTTCCTACACAAAAATATCccaaacacataccaaaacattGCATTTAACCATTTCAATTCATCTAATCCAAAATAACTTCAATTTGGTATCAAACCATATCACTTCATCTTATTCAATTTCAACCTATTCATTTTGCCATCCAATACCATCTTATCAATGTTAAAACATGTTCAAATATACTATTTTAATCACTAAACATAACTCAAGTTCATTCATTAGAAACAACCATTTCAACCAAGTATTTACCTTACCAAAATTTAAGCATTAGTAAGGTTTTTAACTAAAACTACCATTTCAAGATAACATATACAAACATCTATGTACAAGCTACAAAATCAGACTTTTAAACGATTGAAAAACTACTGAATCAATAATGGGATAGTTTGAGCTTCTTGTTGATCCGCTTGACACGTTTTGCAAGTTGGTAATCTACAAGGAAAAGGGAGGCAACGGAGTAAGCATatcgaatgcttagtaagtccataagAAAATGACCTAACTTACcttaacatttcaaaattttaacaattaaaacactttggtaTATAACATGACATCCTTTGGCATCCTTATACTTTCATGTACAATCACAAGAACTTTTAACTCAAATCATATGCATGTTCAAACATTACttcttattgtaacacccctatacccggTCTGATCGTATAGACCCGGTATAagactattacatttggtgccaaagcaATTTTTGGCTAAACAttgtttaatttaaacatttaccCATAGTGTTTTAACTcatttaacccaaaaattatTATCATAAACATCTAGGGTCATTATTGGATGTTTGATTATATTTggaaatgatttaaaaattatttttacttaaaacaggggtcaagtatcgatactttaacAAAAGGTATCAATACCTTATAAAATGTATCTATACCTCTGTacaaaatcgataccaaattagcaTTTTGGAACTCTAAAAACTCAAATTTTGGtgaaggtatcgatactttaggCCTAGGTATCGAAACCTAACCTTCAATATCGATACCAATTTCAAAAATGATACCAAAATTACATTCTATTTTGGAGATTTTAAGTTTAAAAGACTAGGTATCGTTACCTATAcccttggtatcgataccttgggTAAATTTTGTTAagactcagttgaaaatttcactAAAACCCCCTGCAAAGTTTTGGATTCTTTATAACACTTAAAACATTTCAAAGTGCCTTAAAGCAATTAAAAACAACTCTGAATCAACcaagttatcacactatcaaatcagAAACGCAAGCATACATATGGCCATCACTAATTCATTTAATATAGAACTAATATACTTCaatttaaaataccaaaatagatcAGGTTTAaagagtttacattttagtccctaacacTTGGAAACACATTTGGactacctatgtacatgccattttaacttaaaatataataCCTACATTTACTGCCCttgaagatgtgatgagatgagaggTCTCCTAGCTCAAATCTAGCTTTTCAAGTCTAACTTTACCTATGCATtgaaataaacatgttaagtCGATGCAGGCTTAGTAAGCACTACAAGAATAAATAGGTAAATGTATCATAACATAATGTTTAAACTTATTTTGTTAATACATAACGATACCTtactttaacaaaatttaactGACCTTTGAAAGTTActaaacttacctcaacactttgATAATTCACTTTTgttcacatttcatatcattagCCCATAATAGAATTTTATAGAACATGCCGAatatacggaacaaatacagaggtgcatATTATGCACGAATGAGCAGAGAGCACTAAGGTCCTATACAGAGAGCACTATTGTGCTAATAATCGGAGAGCGCGCTAAGGtcccttaatggcatgccactaatatcctagtagttctaaattttgtctacttgggcattaaaacCAAATTTAGTACAATTTCTCATAATAAATATATGTCTCGAAAAATAATCTACATTTTTctctatttcacaatttattcattaataaataaatcacatgtATAATACctttttcacacatatatttcTTTCACAACATCATTACTTAGTATTCAAACAAATATACTATTTCATATTCTTCCCCTATAATTCTATTGACAAAtctcaaaatttcataatttaaccctttatttattatctatttataaatatatatttaatttacattTCAATCCTAATAAATTCGTATTACaatataagcatttaaataaaataaattaaaatcttgtagtacttacaacaaaaTGATTGAGATGAtgtattttctcttctcctcacTCCTTGGCTTtctctttcccttttttcttcaacttgatcctttcccttcttttcttttctttttttttttcaatttcatataaaaaatgtATGGCATGATAATTTCACCATCTCTTACCTTAACTCCatgaaaacccaaaaccctaactcttattttttttctcttttaacacATTTATAGAAGTTTTCTCATGAGATTAAGATGCTCAATAACCTTCTTTATAGTTTTTACTaaagaaatttcaaagaaaaaggaaggTTATGAGCTTGGTTTCTTTAACATTGGAAGAAGGACacaaagaaaatataaacaaaatatgaGTGATAGTAGAGATAAAAGTGATGGTGGGCTTaatgaaaagatgataactttTCATCTTTTCTCCCATTTTCTACTTCCACTAAAATAtcttatcatttttaattaaaatggtgaaattgttaaTAAGTCCTCTAGCCATCCATCTTTACACTATAGCCCCTAGTCATTATGCCTAATAAATATCTACTTGGCTAATTACCACTTTATCCTCCTCCATCTTTCATAATTCCTAGGATGACTCATACttcattttggttaaatttattCATACTCCTTCCTTCCTTTTCACCACTACTATGTAtctcctaaatttttatttttccctactTTGGCCACAAGAAATTCTCTATTCTTTCAATTAAGTCAATACGTCTATTTAGAATTTTCCTATCTAAAGAGTATTTTCTAATTTCTTGTCAGGTCTAAATACTTCCTAATTTAATACTCAAAATTCCCATTCATTATATTTCAAGAATTTTGGGCTAATTCTTGATCCGGTCCATCACTGTACCTAACTCCAAGTTAAATCGTAGATGTTACACTTTGAACATGTACTATTCAAGCCATATACAATTTGCaacataataaattcaattaatatccAATTATTTAAACCATTTCATTTCCATTAAGTTACCATTTTCTCGTTCGAGGAAACCTTAGTAAACTAAAGTCGGATACACGGGACTATAGTGCCCACACAAGCTGATAGTGATCATGGTTGCTCATACAACCTGGAAtttttgctcacacaagctgacttATATGAATCAATAATCTACAACAAATGCTAGATCTCAAATAACCATGTAAATCCCTGATCGTTTTTATATTCGACTCTAATGGCAAGCCATACATATCCTAAtcctttactaagttcacacgggcaTTATTACTATAGTCGTATCATTTCAATCCCTGTAAtagcatatacatatacatatacatatacatatcattcaatcataaacatttcattttcattcggTACCTTGTACCTATTCATAAtaaccataaatttcatattttacaatttagtccattctatgccaaaaataaatcaattcacatttatataactaatgaaataatcaaatacaattaaatcaaaacatgaataaaatagtAAGTCCCATATGAACTTAACTGAAAAAACAAGAAGTAATGGAATCTTTAAGGACTATTCAACAATTTTATCTTTTCCTTAATTATATTCGGCGATCTATACAATAATTCagtttaatttatcaatttcaaacatATTATATCATCCTATTATATGCATGAAtcagtttaatttcatttttcaaatgccccctaaaatttttcattttattcaatttagcccctaaaaccAAAATTGCAATATCTTTTaaatttgagcttcaattttaaaattgatctCAATTACATCCTCCAAAGACTCTTTACTATTTATAATTAAAGGAGTTTTtcatcaattttgaaatttatacacTTTAGCCCTATGTTAAAAAACTAGCAAgtaaactttacaaactagtccattTTCagttctaagcttaaaatctaacaatttagtgccaatttcttcaagaattcatcaatggaatcttttagaaaatttaacagttttgcaaattggtacatgggctagctaaatcaagctcccgcaacctcaaaaacataaaaattacaatgaaatgactaaattgaacataCCAAATTGAAGGCTGAAAGTTTGAGCTTCCAAACcctattttccttcttttttccaTGAAGATGAACATAAAGTGTttgtttttcatttcattttatcttTTATACCTTGTTTAACTTTTAACTAAACATAATTACTTAAAGCTTAATTAATCTAATCTTACGCTTAATTAACAAATTTAGTGGATGAAAAATAGTATCCACCACTGTTTGGCACTATAAAGAGGGTCTAATTTCTCAATTGGTCATTCGATTATTTAAAAATCCATAGCGataaacttttacaaattttataatttagtccttgtacctgaattaactatcaatttgacaaaattaagtgaccaaactttaataaaatttaatactaaattcataaatattaatatttaatatttatggactcgaaCATTAGAAATGGAGTTC from Gossypium hirsutum isolate 1008001.06 chromosome D12, Gossypium_hirsutum_v2.1, whole genome shotgun sequence includes these protein-coding regions:
- the LOC107945456 gene encoding membrane-associated progesterone-binding protein 4 isoform X1 — encoded protein: MAFPAKKFITSSFFGFTLLVALVAFLLKFNSSQKLFTVEELALYNGTDDSLPILLGILGSVFDVTKGKSHYGAGGGYSHFAGRDASRAFVSGNFTGLTSGYDAKYQLKKEVLKTDEGDGLTDSLRGLSSTEVHSVVGWRDFYFRSYKFVGRLVGRYHDSQGNPTKYLKGAEAKAARGAQLMEKQKEMEAKQPSCNSRWSQDDGGEVWCDNGFPRLVQRPLEIALTGKMSKRCACYNEDQLGQPGLEVYSGCDYLAKRCRV